A part of Aspergillus oryzae RIB40 DNA, chromosome 7 genomic DNA contains:
- a CDS encoding uncharacterized protein (predicted protein), which yields MDPAAFSRVSLVCKRFAWHFAHEQHIWKRLCQGPEFGFKSMHYAFDCDLHGHPEHTLSPSSPYTPFPSGTSVQVPKPLTSWSDVFLTYYRYLRFYPDGTVIALLTTVEPQELVPHISIENVLEARASHKHHRRQHLDAGKTVAGATEPIPAVAMGALKDGRRGRWRLADPFPTSETGARAETGLPTVHGGKDLSADAFDPRDVIIETESVSKSSINVLHLSLRSAAAHKSSNPPKNTKLIWKGYWSYNRLTDDWAEYGLRNDRVFVFRRVRGWGMK from the exons ATGGACCCTGCGGCATTCTCCCGGGTGTCACTGGTCTGCAAACGATTTGCATGGCATTTTGCCCACGAACAGCACATTTGGAAACGACTTTGCCAGGGCCCTGAATTTGGCTTCAAGTCTATGCATTATGCTTTTGATTGCGACCTTCACGGTCATCCGGAACACACACTAAGCCCTAGTTCTCCCTATACCCCGTTCCCTAGTGGCACTTCTGTGCAGGTTCCCAAGCCGCTCACCTCATGGAGTGACGTCTTTC TCACGTACTACCGATACCTGCGATTTTACCCGGACGGCACAGTCATAGCTCTACTCACCACCGTGGAACCTCAGGAATTGGTTCCACATATTAGCATAGAAAACGTTTTAGAAGCCCGGGCATCTCACAAGCATCATCGACGCCAGCATCTGGACGCAGGTAAGACTGTGGCAGGAGCCACAGAGCCAATACCGGCGGTCGCAATGGGAGCCTTAAAGGACGGTCGCCGGGGTCGTTGGCGCTTGGCCGATCCTTTTCCAACATCCGAGACGGGTGCGCGGGCAGAGACTGGCCTCCCTACGGTACATGGCGGCAAAGACCTGTCGGCCGACGCCTTTGATCCCAGAGACGTCATTATCGAGACAGAAAGTGTAAGCAAGTCGAGCATTAATGTTCTCCACTTGTCACTGCGGTCAGCTGCTGCGCACAAGTCTAGCAATCCGCCGAAGAACACAAAGTTGATATGGAAGGGCTATTGGAGCTACAACAGACTCACTGATGACTGGGCCGAATATGGTCTTCGCAATGACCGCGTATTCGTCTTCCGACGTGTTCGTGGATGGGGCATGAAGTAA
- a CDS encoding putative ATP-dependent RNA helicase (Hrh1) (DEAH-box RNA helicase), with protein MPERVKTVFFEDTDETPASGKEKTTTAKENHETGSIKRKNPSKEDDKKKKKKRKHGEATDTSQQQIPAAAENKPEPPAQNSEKEKDTSKNNVSVASDRPRHKKKDQNHKPRKDTKTNFNSLKEKAKTLYEIRKKLPIFPHADDIRQNLRKNDVMLLIGETGSGKSTQIPQFLFNEQWCRPTKTKVTQEDGSQKEIEVGGCIAITQPRRVAAISLARRVAEEMGTPLGSSSPASKVGYSVRFDTSTSPSTRVKFLTEGMLLQEMLRDPSLTKYSAIVVDEVHERGVNVDLLLGFLRNLVSGKREGRGGVPLKVVVMSATADMESLLGFFQEGYRGSQTGVDAQNSTKTVTNGSEKKDDEIAVCHIKGRQFPVKTIYSPEPVHDFVDAALKVIFNIHYKEPLPGDILVFLTGQETVEALEKLVNEYAVGMDPALPKIQVLPLFAALPQAAQQRVFVPAPPRTRKIILATNIAETSVTVSGVRFVVDCGKAKVKQFRSRLGLDSLLVKPISKSAAIQRKGRAGREAPGQCYRLFTEKDYLELDEVNTPEILRCDLSQALLNMKARGVDDVMGFPFLTRPPRESLEKALLQLLSIDALEESGKISPVGLHIAKLPLTPTLGRVLLAASEYGEDCLSDVIDIISCLSVETIFLNTTSEEKKEEAEIARRDLYRREGDHLTMLATVRSYAAENTDRRAWAERHMVSHRAMQAVMDVRKQLTTQCRQAKLLSNPSDTRGPSTSSITREPSPIHILQSFLRGFATNTARLVPDGSYRTVVGNQTVAIHPSSVLFGKKVEAIMYNEYVFTNRSYARGVSAVQMDWVGEALAGQ; from the exons ATGCCCGAACGGGTGAAAACGGTCTTCTTCGAAGACACGGACGAGACCCCCGCaagtgggaaagaaaaaaccacAACAGCGAAAGAAAACCATGAAACAGGATcaataaaaaggaaaaatcccagcaaagaagatgataagaaaaaaaagaagaaacggaaacATGGCGAGGCGACCGATACTTCGCAGCAACAAATACCAGCAGCCGCTGAAAACAAACCCGAGCCACCTGCGCAAAActccgaaaaggaaaaggacaCAAGCAAGAACAACGTGAGCGTCGCATCGGACAGGCCGAgacacaagaagaaggatcaaaACCACAAGCCGCGGAAGGATACGAAGACAAATTTCAATtcattgaaggagaaggcgaaaaCGCTGTATGAAATTCGCAAGAAACTTCCTATCTTCCCTCATGCCGACGATATTCGACAAAACCTGCGCAAGAACGATGTGATGCTCCTTATTGGTGAGACGGGTAGCGGAAAGAGTACGCAGATTCCTCAGTTTCTGTTCAATGAACAATGGTGTCGGCCAACGAAGACAAAGGTGACCCAGGAGGATGGTTCGCAGAAGGAGATAGAAGTTGGCGGCTGTATCGCTATTACACAACCCAGGCGAGTCGCTGCGATTTCGTTGGCTAGACGTGTTGCGGAGGAAATGGGTACACCACTTGGGTCGTCGTCTCCTGCGAGTAAAGTCGGTTACTCCGTTCGTTTCGATACGTCTACATCTCCTAGTACGCGGGTTAAGTTCCTGACGGAGGGAATGCTGCTTCAGGAGATGCTGCGCGACCCATCGTTGACTAAATATAGCGCGAtcgttgttgatgaagtGCACGAGCGCGGTGTCAATGTTGATCTACTGCTAGGATTTCTAAGGAACCTAGTGtcggggaagagagaaggcCGTGGCGGAGTGCCGCTAAAAGTTGTGGTGATGAGTGCCACAGCGGATATGGAGAGCCTACTCggtttcttccaggaagGATATCGAGGTTCACAAACAGGGGTAGACGCACAGAACAGCACCAAGACTGTGACAAACGGCtctgaaaagaaagatgatgaaatcGCTGTCTGCCATATAAAGGGTCGGCAGTTCCCAGTCAAAACTATTTACTCTCCTGAACCAGTTCACGATTTTGTTGATGCAGCTCTCAAAGttatcttcaacatccaTTACAAGGAGCCATTACCTGGAGACATTCTAGTTTTCTTGACTGGACAGGAGACTGTGGAAGCCTTGGAGAAGTTGGTGAACGAATATGCCGTTGGAATGGATCCTGCGTTGCCGAAGATCCAAGTTTTACCACTGtttgctgctcttccacaGGCAGCGCAGCAGCGCGTGTTTGTCCCTGCACCACCTCGGACTCGCAAAATCATTCTAGCTACGAACATTGCTGAAACCTCAGTGACTGTCTCTGGGGTACGGTTTGTAGTCGATTGCGGGAAAGCCAAAGTGAAACAATTCCGCTCCCGCCTGGGATTGGATTCTCTTTTGGTCAAGCCTATCTCTAAATCCGCTGCTATCCAACGTAAAGGTCGTGCAGGACGAGAGGCACCCGGCCAGTGTTACCGCTTGTTTACTGAGAAAGACTACTTAGAATTGGATGAAGTTAACACGCCAGAGATTCTACGATGCGATCTGAGTCAAGCTTTGCTTAATATGAAGGCTCGCGGTGTCGACGACGTCATGGGCTTCCCCTTCCTAACACGTCCCCCGCGGGAGTCCTTGGAGAAAGCCCTTCTCCAGCTACTAAGCATTGATGCGCTCGAAGAGTCTGGCAAAATTAGTCCGGTCGGCCTGCATATTGCCAAGCTTCCTCTCACTCCGACTCTCGGTCGGGTCTTACTTGCGGCATCGGAGTATGGGGAAGACTGTCTATCCGATGTGATCGACATAATCTCGTGCCTCAGTGTGGagaccatcttcttgaacacGACAtcggaggaaaagaaagaggaggcaGAGATAGCGCGGCGGGATCTGTATCGGAGAGAAGGTGATCATCTCACCATGCTCGCCACCGTGCGGTCCTACGCCGCCGAGAACACCGATCGTAGGGCATGGGCTGAGAGGCACATGGTCTCGCATCGGGCAATGCAAGCCGTAATG GATGTTCGTAAGCAGCTTACTACTCAATGCCGTCAAGCTAAACTTCTTTCAAATCCGAGTGATACTCGAGGTCCTTCCACTAGTTCTATCACCCGCGAGCCGTCGCCAATTCACATACTGCAGAGTTTCCTACGGGGTTTTGCTACCAATACCGCCCGTCTGGTGCCGGACGGCAGCTATCGGACCGTTGTCGGGAATCAAACAGTGGCGATTCACCCGTCCAGTGTGTTGTTTGGCAAGAAAGTCGAGGCTATTATGTACAACGAGTACGTCTTCACGAACCGGAGTTACGCTCGAGGAGTGAGTGCAGTGCAGATGGACTGGGTTGGAGAAGCGCTGGCTGGGCAGTAg